One Solea senegalensis isolate Sse05_10M linkage group LG3, IFAPA_SoseM_1, whole genome shotgun sequence genomic window carries:
- the rpgrip1 gene encoding protein fantom isoform X1: MSPTVDETAADLPVRDVGLMRGGLMPAVPDTLRDGKPSKKHHIIKVKDPQRLFRFPREHLEDLCLRLQEENSVLRQHARAQEQRLRRMSTRLMRHRQAHSGSGGVKERDMEDTVQELEARVSMLESQKEVLQNKLSLAKQNIMDLGRRTPYKISKAGKSMEVEGTVRRAAQTAPSRYGPMLEDNRVEMEGFRSCVTEPVRVTEFEVTALALRDTLREKEKEVEGTMREMRKQQSDRHRITIRENVDLIHLQKELSNKNTALRVTQMKLDNLEKAFENQLEESQGSLRESLGALLEKVEELTEQLKQEKQRALALQDQLTTASMSMKNLDKLQERISDLETERDMIKENYDSLLENTFSAQISHDNCVEKRSVVDQKSQDGRLEEILQTEREKRGRLELEKEKLRQEKEMIEEQRDHERELSEMMRVKQEQLEREVLQHREQVSALQGRLDSVTKGFDMSVEELSETLLQIKVFRMQQESSEGLRFLCSDGKVEDLPHELVNIQATLAETVLELQKTRNLLLVEHQICKDLKEELNTVSQRMEREREQSRMMMAEKDKLLSKRVLQINTLQAQLKELAYSPRNYKWSIPVQYTWPAGDQEVVQPIEDDMSFSQLRAGESLLEIHLKAATFTPAGLRVMSRIGAGVDTASEDFVTFCTYSLLDFEMHSTPLVSGSQPNYGFTSRYALTARDLGRLGGQGSRVRVELHQALGGVNFVTHGSGQMSLMSAIERRGQRVNGRVKITGPEAESIGVVDFWVRLFPPAEPMDTAVEKPAERRTAVHRGPPQIPHGWQDTGFEELLDYGGGIPNELVVMLERCVGLSTRWPGLLPDGYLTYRFYDLPPHVSKIVQCTADPVFYDTTSYPLAVSADVLHYLRSSSLWVYVFDDSDDQMQPAYLAKTPIPLRALATGREIRGDYVLRDPAGGPRGTIRVMIKWKYPFHPLVNDTLGRQGRQDRPMENADREERRKQEAEVSQKPIAKPRVKIQSRETKAVQELQPPSVKQKISHNKQAEQNKYVRSTDRKTSTKRSADLDQGKFHVTPEPLTTPSHSPDQDTSEGMSPRQSPAMLSRGSSAGTQELLSVDQESVDEEEEEERRTTAEDTEANDSSETSTSQSDIVIISPKLKMRKRDKLRVEILSLAFEPSSRVALDKSVQQVYVEYRLLGVAMETTETPVSLRKPTKGEEIYYNFTRVIYVDGSQSGPLRQYLYTMLEGNDPNQGRLKFTVVSEPMDDDEECVDIGQAFLNLQELLLTGNNVIEQQIDIISVDEDKEVIGNLKVSLEAAKALTRIYQEFQPKDETEKDDNTDEEEEEEEEEKREETKKEDQIQVTDHDIDSDF, encoded by the exons ATGTCGCCCACAGTTGATGAGACAGCTGCAGACCTCCCAGTCCGAGATGTGGGACTAATGAGAGGGGGGCTCATGCCAGCTGTCCCAG ATACTCTACGTGATGGGAAGCCATCGAAGAAACATCATATAATAAAGGTGAAAG ATCCTCAGCGCCTGTTTCGTTTTCCCAGAGAGCACCTTGAGGACCTGTGTCTGCGACTGCAGGAGGAGAACAGTGTGCTCAGGCAACATGCACGTGCACAGGAGCAGAGGCTACGCAG AATGTCCACCAGACTTATGCGCCATCGTCAGGCCCATTCAGGGTCAGGTGGCGTGAAGGAGAGGGACATGGAGGACACCGTACAGGAGCTGGAAGCACGCGTATCTATGCTGGAGAGCCAGAAGGAGGTGCTACAGAACAAACTTAGCCTGGCCAAGCAGAACATAATGGACCTGGGGAGACGTACACCATACAAGATCAGCAAAG CAGGTAAAAGTATGGAAGTGGAGGGCACAGTTAGGAGAGCAGCCCAGACGGCCCCGTCCCGCTACGGTCCCATGCTAGAAGACAACAGGGTAGAGATGGAGGGATT CAGGTCCTGTGTGACAGAGCCGGTGAGGGTGACGGAGTTTGAGGTGACTGCCCTGGCcctcagagacacactgagagagaaagagaaggaggtggagggaACCATGAGGGAGATGAGGAAGCAGCAGTCCGATAGGCACAG AATAACTATCAGAGAGAATGTGGATCTGATTCATCTACAAAAGGAACTTTCAAACAAGAACACTGCGCTGAGAGTTACACAGATGAAGTTAGACAACCTGGAAAAA gcATTTGAGAATCAGCTTGAAGAG AGTCAGGGGTCACTGAGGGAAAGTCTAGGAGCTCTGCTGGAGAAAGTGGAGGAGCTGACAGAACAGCTGAAGCAGGAGAAACAGAGAGCGCTGGCACTACAGGATCAGCTCACCACTGCCTCCATGTCTATGAAGAACCTGGACAAG ctaCAGGAGAGGATATCAGACCTGGAGACCGAGCGGGACATGATAAAAGAAAACTATGACTCTCTACTAGAGAA TACTTTCTCTGCCCAAATCAGCCATGATAACTGTGTGGAAAAACGTAGTGTCGTGGACCAGAAGAGTCAGGATGGGAGGCTGGAGGAAATCctgcagacagagagggagaagagaggcagactggagctggagaaagaaaaactgagaCAAGAGAAGGAGATGATAGAAGAGCAAAGAGACCACGAAAGAG aGTTGTCTGAGATGATGCGTGTCAAACAAGAGCAACTAGAACGAGAAGTTCTCCAGCACAGAGAGCAAGTCTCTGCTCTGCAGGGCCGACTGGACTCTGTCACTAAG GGGTTTGACATGAGTGTTGAGGAGCTCAGTGAAACTCTTTTACAGATCAAG GTGTTTAGGATGCAGCAGGAGAGCAGTGAGGGTCTACGATTCCTATGTTCTGATGGGAAGGTGGAAGATTTGCCCCATGAGCTGGTAAACATCCAGGCAACACTTGCTGAGACTGTGCTGGAGTTACAGAAAACTAGAAACCTTCTACTGGTGGAGCACCAAATCTGTAAAGACCTGAAG GAAGAGCtaaacacagtcagtcagaggatggagagagagagggagcagagcaGGATGATGATGGCAGAGAAAGACAAGCTCTTATCAAAAAGAGTTCTTCAGATCAACACATTGCAAG CCCAGTTGAAAGAGTTAGCTTACAGCCCCAGAAACTACAAATGGTCCATTCCAGTGCAGTACACCTGGCCAGCTGGGGATCAGGAGGTGGTACAGCCCATTGAAGATGACATGTCTTTTTCTCAGCTGAGAGCCGGCGAGTCACTGCTGGAGATCCACCTTAAG GCTGCCACCTTCACTCCAGCAGGACTTCGGGTCATGAGCAGAATTGGTGCAGGAGTGGACACTGCAAGTGAAGACTTTGTGACCTTTTGCACCTACAGCCTCTTGGACTTTGAGATGCACTCCACCCCACTTGTGTCGGGCAGTCAGCCCAACTATGGCTTCACATCCCGCTATGCTCTAACAGCCCGTGATCTGGGTAGACTGGGAGGTCAAGGCTCAAGGGTCAGAGTGGAGCTCCACCAGGCATTAGGAGGGGTCAACTTTGTGACACATGGAAGTGGGCAGATGTCTCTCATGAGTGCCATAGAGAGAAGAGGCCAGCGTGTCAATGGACGTGTCAAAATCACAG GACCAGAAGCTGAAAGTATTGGTGTTGTGGATTTTTGGGTACGTCTCTTCCCTCCTGCTGAGCCCATGGACACTGCAGTAGAGAAACCAGCTGAAAGGAGAACAGCAGTACATAGAGGTCCTCCTCAAATCCCTCACGGCTGGCAAGACACAGGTTTTGAA GAGTTGCTGGACTACGGTGGTGGAATCCCCAATGAGTTGGTGGTTATGTTGGAGCGTTGTGTGGGCCTCAGCACACGCTGGCCAGGTCTCCTTCCTGATGGCTACCTGACTTACAGGTTCTACGACCTGCCACCTCATGTCTCTAAAATAGTCCAGTGCACCGCAGACCCAGTGTTCTATGATACCACCAGCTACCCACTGGCAGTATCAGCTGATGTGTTGCACTACTTAAG GTCCAGTAGTCTTTGGGTGTATGTGTTTGATGACAGCGATGACCAGATGCAACCAGCTTATCTGGCCAAGACCCCAATCCCACTGCGAGCCTTGGCTACAGGCAGGGAGATCAGAG GTGACTATGTTCTGAGGGATCCAGCTGGTGGACCTCGGGGTACCATCAGAGTCATGATAAAATGGAAGTACCCTTTCCACCCGCTGGTGAACGACACGCTGGGTAGACAAGGAAGACAGGACAGACCAATGGAAAATGCtgacagggaggagaggaggaaacaggaggcTGAGGTGTCGCAGAAGCCCATAGCCAAGCCCAGAGTAAAG ATTCAATCAAGAGAAACCAAAGCAGTGCAAGAA CTCCAGCCTCCATctgtaaaacagaaaatatcacACAACAAACAAGCAGAGCAAAACAAGTATGTCAGGTCTACAGACAGGAAGACATCCACAAAGAGATCAGCTGACCTAGACCAAGGCAAATTCCATGTGACACCTGAGCCACTGACCACACCCTCACATTCACCTGATCAGGa CACTTCAGAGGGAATGTCTCCTAGACAATCACCAGCCATGTTGTCAAGAGGAAGCTCTGCCGGGACTCAG GAACTACTCTCTGTAGACCAGGAATCagtggatgaagaggaggaggaagagagaagaa CAACTGCAGAAGACACTGAAGCCAATGATTCTTCAGAGACAAGTACCTCACAAAGTGACATCGTCATCATTTCACCTAAACTGAAAATGAGAAAG AGAGACAAGCTGAGAGTCGAGATTCTGTCCTTGGCGTTTGAACCGTCATCACGTGTGGCCCTGGACAAATCGGTGCAGCAAGTGTACGTGGAATATCGGTTGCTGggtgttgccatggagacaacAGAAACACCAGTGTCCCTCCGCAAACCCACAAAGGGGGAGGAGATTTACTACAACTTTACTCGAG TGATCTATGTGGATGGTTCACAGTCAGGTCCTCTCAGACAGTATCTTTACACCATGCTGGAGGGCAATGACCCCAACCAGGGCAg gttaAAGTTCACAGTCGTCAGTGAGCCGATGGACGATGATGAGGAATGTGTGGACATCGGACAAGCATTTCTTAACCTACAAGAACTGCTACTCACAGGAAATAATGTTATTGAACAGCAGATTGACA tcATCAGCGTGGATGAAGACAAGGAGGTGATAGGAAATCTGAAAGTTTCTCTTGAAGCAGCAAAAGCTCTGACGAGGATATACCAGGAGTTTCAGCCAAAAGATGAGACTGAGAAAGACGACAacacagatgaagaagaggaggaggaggaggaggagaagcgagAAGAGACGAAGAAAGAAGATCAGATACAAGTAACAGATCATGACATTGACAGTGACTTCTAG
- the rpgrip1 gene encoding protein fantom isoform X3 yields MSPTVDETAADLPVRDVGLMRGGLMPAVPDTLRDGKPSKKHHIIKVKDPQRLFRFPREHLEDLCLRLQEENSVLRQHARAQEQRLRRMSTRLMRHRQAHSGSGGVKERDMEDTVQELEARVSMLESQKEVLQNKLSLAKQNIMDLGRRTPYKISKAGKSMEVEGTVRRAAQTAPSRYGPMLEDNRVEMEGLSCVTEPVRVTEFEVTALALRDTLREKEKEVEGTMREMRKQQSDRHRITIRENVDLIHLQKELSNKNTALRVTQMKLDNLEKAFENQLEESQGSLRESLGALLEKVEELTEQLKQEKQRALALQDQLTTASMSMKNLDKLQERISDLETERDMIKENYDSLLENTFSAQISHDNCVEKRSVVDQKSQDGRLEEILQTEREKRGRLELEKEKLRQEKEMIEEQRDHERELSEMMRVKQEQLEREVLQHREQVSALQGRLDSVTKGFDMSVEELSETLLQIKVFRMQQESSEGLRFLCSDGKVEDLPHELVNIQATLAETVLELQKTRNLLLVEHQICKDLKEELNTVSQRMEREREQSRMMMAEKDKLLSKRVLQINTLQAQLKELAYSPRNYKWSIPVQYTWPAGDQEVVQPIEDDMSFSQLRAGESLLEIHLKAATFTPAGLRVMSRIGAGVDTASEDFVTFCTYSLLDFEMHSTPLVSGSQPNYGFTSRYALTARDLGRLGGQGSRVRVELHQALGGVNFVTHGSGQMSLMSAIERRGQRVNGRVKITGPEAESIGVVDFWVRLFPPAEPMDTAVEKPAERRTAVHRGPPQIPHGWQDTGFEELLDYGGGIPNELVVMLERCVGLSTRWPGLLPDGYLTYRFYDLPPHVSKIVQCTADPVFYDTTSYPLAVSADVLHYLRSSSLWVYVFDDSDDQMQPAYLAKTPIPLRALATGREIRGDYVLRDPAGGPRGTIRVMIKWKYPFHPLVNDTLGRQGRQDRPMENADREERRKQEAEVSQKPIAKPRVKIQSRETKAVQELQPPSVKQKISHNKQAEQNKYVRSTDRKTSTKRSADLDQGKFHVTPEPLTTPSHSPDQDTSEGMSPRQSPAMLSRGSSAGTQELLSVDQESVDEEEEEERRTTAEDTEANDSSETSTSQSDIVIISPKLKMRKRDKLRVEILSLAFEPSSRVALDKSVQQVYVEYRLLGVAMETTETPVSLRKPTKGEEIYYNFTRVIYVDGSQSGPLRQYLYTMLEGNDPNQGRLKFTVVSEPMDDDEECVDIGQAFLNLQELLLTGNNVIEQQIDIISVDEDKEVIGNLKVSLEAAKALTRIYQEFQPKDETEKDDNTDEEEEEEEEEKREETKKEDQIQVTDHDIDSDF; encoded by the exons ATGTCGCCCACAGTTGATGAGACAGCTGCAGACCTCCCAGTCCGAGATGTGGGACTAATGAGAGGGGGGCTCATGCCAGCTGTCCCAG ATACTCTACGTGATGGGAAGCCATCGAAGAAACATCATATAATAAAGGTGAAAG ATCCTCAGCGCCTGTTTCGTTTTCCCAGAGAGCACCTTGAGGACCTGTGTCTGCGACTGCAGGAGGAGAACAGTGTGCTCAGGCAACATGCACGTGCACAGGAGCAGAGGCTACGCAG AATGTCCACCAGACTTATGCGCCATCGTCAGGCCCATTCAGGGTCAGGTGGCGTGAAGGAGAGGGACATGGAGGACACCGTACAGGAGCTGGAAGCACGCGTATCTATGCTGGAGAGCCAGAAGGAGGTGCTACAGAACAAACTTAGCCTGGCCAAGCAGAACATAATGGACCTGGGGAGACGTACACCATACAAGATCAGCAAAG CAGGTAAAAGTATGGAAGTGGAGGGCACAGTTAGGAGAGCAGCCCAGACGGCCCCGTCCCGCTACGGTCCCATGCTAGAAGACAACAGGGTAGAGATGGAGGGATT GTCCTGTGTGACAGAGCCGGTGAGGGTGACGGAGTTTGAGGTGACTGCCCTGGCcctcagagacacactgagagagaaagagaaggaggtggagggaACCATGAGGGAGATGAGGAAGCAGCAGTCCGATAGGCACAG AATAACTATCAGAGAGAATGTGGATCTGATTCATCTACAAAAGGAACTTTCAAACAAGAACACTGCGCTGAGAGTTACACAGATGAAGTTAGACAACCTGGAAAAA gcATTTGAGAATCAGCTTGAAGAG AGTCAGGGGTCACTGAGGGAAAGTCTAGGAGCTCTGCTGGAGAAAGTGGAGGAGCTGACAGAACAGCTGAAGCAGGAGAAACAGAGAGCGCTGGCACTACAGGATCAGCTCACCACTGCCTCCATGTCTATGAAGAACCTGGACAAG ctaCAGGAGAGGATATCAGACCTGGAGACCGAGCGGGACATGATAAAAGAAAACTATGACTCTCTACTAGAGAA TACTTTCTCTGCCCAAATCAGCCATGATAACTGTGTGGAAAAACGTAGTGTCGTGGACCAGAAGAGTCAGGATGGGAGGCTGGAGGAAATCctgcagacagagagggagaagagaggcagactggagctggagaaagaaaaactgagaCAAGAGAAGGAGATGATAGAAGAGCAAAGAGACCACGAAAGAG aGTTGTCTGAGATGATGCGTGTCAAACAAGAGCAACTAGAACGAGAAGTTCTCCAGCACAGAGAGCAAGTCTCTGCTCTGCAGGGCCGACTGGACTCTGTCACTAAG GGGTTTGACATGAGTGTTGAGGAGCTCAGTGAAACTCTTTTACAGATCAAG GTGTTTAGGATGCAGCAGGAGAGCAGTGAGGGTCTACGATTCCTATGTTCTGATGGGAAGGTGGAAGATTTGCCCCATGAGCTGGTAAACATCCAGGCAACACTTGCTGAGACTGTGCTGGAGTTACAGAAAACTAGAAACCTTCTACTGGTGGAGCACCAAATCTGTAAAGACCTGAAG GAAGAGCtaaacacagtcagtcagaggatggagagagagagggagcagagcaGGATGATGATGGCAGAGAAAGACAAGCTCTTATCAAAAAGAGTTCTTCAGATCAACACATTGCAAG CCCAGTTGAAAGAGTTAGCTTACAGCCCCAGAAACTACAAATGGTCCATTCCAGTGCAGTACACCTGGCCAGCTGGGGATCAGGAGGTGGTACAGCCCATTGAAGATGACATGTCTTTTTCTCAGCTGAGAGCCGGCGAGTCACTGCTGGAGATCCACCTTAAG GCTGCCACCTTCACTCCAGCAGGACTTCGGGTCATGAGCAGAATTGGTGCAGGAGTGGACACTGCAAGTGAAGACTTTGTGACCTTTTGCACCTACAGCCTCTTGGACTTTGAGATGCACTCCACCCCACTTGTGTCGGGCAGTCAGCCCAACTATGGCTTCACATCCCGCTATGCTCTAACAGCCCGTGATCTGGGTAGACTGGGAGGTCAAGGCTCAAGGGTCAGAGTGGAGCTCCACCAGGCATTAGGAGGGGTCAACTTTGTGACACATGGAAGTGGGCAGATGTCTCTCATGAGTGCCATAGAGAGAAGAGGCCAGCGTGTCAATGGACGTGTCAAAATCACAG GACCAGAAGCTGAAAGTATTGGTGTTGTGGATTTTTGGGTACGTCTCTTCCCTCCTGCTGAGCCCATGGACACTGCAGTAGAGAAACCAGCTGAAAGGAGAACAGCAGTACATAGAGGTCCTCCTCAAATCCCTCACGGCTGGCAAGACACAGGTTTTGAA GAGTTGCTGGACTACGGTGGTGGAATCCCCAATGAGTTGGTGGTTATGTTGGAGCGTTGTGTGGGCCTCAGCACACGCTGGCCAGGTCTCCTTCCTGATGGCTACCTGACTTACAGGTTCTACGACCTGCCACCTCATGTCTCTAAAATAGTCCAGTGCACCGCAGACCCAGTGTTCTATGATACCACCAGCTACCCACTGGCAGTATCAGCTGATGTGTTGCACTACTTAAG GTCCAGTAGTCTTTGGGTGTATGTGTTTGATGACAGCGATGACCAGATGCAACCAGCTTATCTGGCCAAGACCCCAATCCCACTGCGAGCCTTGGCTACAGGCAGGGAGATCAGAG GTGACTATGTTCTGAGGGATCCAGCTGGTGGACCTCGGGGTACCATCAGAGTCATGATAAAATGGAAGTACCCTTTCCACCCGCTGGTGAACGACACGCTGGGTAGACAAGGAAGACAGGACAGACCAATGGAAAATGCtgacagggaggagaggaggaaacaggaggcTGAGGTGTCGCAGAAGCCCATAGCCAAGCCCAGAGTAAAG ATTCAATCAAGAGAAACCAAAGCAGTGCAAGAA CTCCAGCCTCCATctgtaaaacagaaaatatcacACAACAAACAAGCAGAGCAAAACAAGTATGTCAGGTCTACAGACAGGAAGACATCCACAAAGAGATCAGCTGACCTAGACCAAGGCAAATTCCATGTGACACCTGAGCCACTGACCACACCCTCACATTCACCTGATCAGGa CACTTCAGAGGGAATGTCTCCTAGACAATCACCAGCCATGTTGTCAAGAGGAAGCTCTGCCGGGACTCAG GAACTACTCTCTGTAGACCAGGAATCagtggatgaagaggaggaggaagagagaagaa CAACTGCAGAAGACACTGAAGCCAATGATTCTTCAGAGACAAGTACCTCACAAAGTGACATCGTCATCATTTCACCTAAACTGAAAATGAGAAAG AGAGACAAGCTGAGAGTCGAGATTCTGTCCTTGGCGTTTGAACCGTCATCACGTGTGGCCCTGGACAAATCGGTGCAGCAAGTGTACGTGGAATATCGGTTGCTGggtgttgccatggagacaacAGAAACACCAGTGTCCCTCCGCAAACCCACAAAGGGGGAGGAGATTTACTACAACTTTACTCGAG TGATCTATGTGGATGGTTCACAGTCAGGTCCTCTCAGACAGTATCTTTACACCATGCTGGAGGGCAATGACCCCAACCAGGGCAg gttaAAGTTCACAGTCGTCAGTGAGCCGATGGACGATGATGAGGAATGTGTGGACATCGGACAAGCATTTCTTAACCTACAAGAACTGCTACTCACAGGAAATAATGTTATTGAACAGCAGATTGACA tcATCAGCGTGGATGAAGACAAGGAGGTGATAGGAAATCTGAAAGTTTCTCTTGAAGCAGCAAAAGCTCTGACGAGGATATACCAGGAGTTTCAGCCAAAAGATGAGACTGAGAAAGACGACAacacagatgaagaagaggaggaggaggaggaggagaagcgagAAGAGACGAAGAAAGAAGATCAGATACAAGTAACAGATCATGACATTGACAGTGACTTCTAG